One window of the Benincasa hispida cultivar B227 chromosome 3, ASM972705v1, whole genome shotgun sequence genome contains the following:
- the LOC120074259 gene encoding scarecrow-like protein 32 — translation MMQFSETPPRLHQTTTTTSTIPSSFPEISMNHKNQITTTAQFRSKRPWPGLFPCSSKALGTCLGDANCMEQLLVHCANAIESNDATLAQQILWVLNNIAPPDGDSNQRLTSAFLRALITRATNTGNCKILAAITTSFSSSLTTHTFSLMDLAAFVDLTPWHRFGFTAANVAILDAIDGYSVVHVVDFSLMHCMQIPTLIDAIATRFEVPPLLKLTTVAVVAVKDASPMLELSYDELGAKLVNFARSKNVTMEFRVVPSCHTDGFASLIEQIRMQHLIYGHENNEALVFNCHMMLHYIPEETLNPSPNFDMSSSSSTSIRSMFLKAIRSLNPTIVVLVDEDADFTSSKLVTRLRSAFNYLWIPYDSMDSFLPRSSKQREWYEADICWKIENVIAHEGIQRVQRLEPKGRWVQRMVNAKFRGVPFGDDAVSEVKTMLDEHAAGWGMKKEEDHLLLTWKGHDVVFATAWVPC, via the coding sequence ATGATGCAATTCAGCGAGACACCCCCACGGTTGCACCAAACCACGACCACGACTTCAACAATTCCTTCTTCATTTCCAGAGATCTCAATGAATCATAAAAACCAAATTACGACAACGGCCCAGTTTCGAAGTAAGCGGCCATGGCCTGGATTATTCCCTTGTTCATCCAAAGCTTTAGGAACTTGCTTGGGAGATGCCAATTGTATGGAACAATTGTTAGTCCATTGTGCCAACGCCATTGAATCCAACGACGCCACTCTCGCACAACAAATCCTTTGGGTCCTTAACAACATTGCCCCTCCTGATGGCGATTCCAACCAACGCCTCACTTCCGCTTTCCTACGCGCTCTCATCACACGCGCCACCAACACCGGCAACTGCAAGATCCTCGCCGCCATCACCACCTCATTCTCCTCCTCCCTCACTACCCACACCTTCTCCCTTATGGATCTCGCTGCCTTCGTTGACTTGACCCCTTGGCATCGCTTCGGATTCACCGCTGCCAATGTCGCCATTCTCGACGCCATCGACGGTTACTCCGTGGTACACGTGGTGGATTTCAGCTTGATGCATTGCATGCAAATCCCTACTTTAATCGACGCCATTGCTACACGATTTGAGGTCCCTCCATTACTGAAACTCACGACTGTAGCTGTTGTTGCCGTTAAAGACGCGTCGCCTATGCTGGAGCTTTCGTACGACGAATTAGGTGCGAAATTAGTGAACTTCGCCAGGTCTAAAAACGTGACTATGGAATTTAGAGTGGTCCCCTCTTGTCATACAGACGGTTTTGCCAGTTTAATTGAACAAATCAGAATGCAACATTTAATTTACGGACATGAAAATAACGAAGCACTCGTTTTTAATTgtcatatgatgcttcattacATCCCCGAAGAAACATTAAACCCATCTCCCAATTTCGACatgtcgtcttcttcttctacttcaaTTCGTTCCATGTTTCTCAAGGCAATCCGTAGTTTAAATCCGACGATTGTCGTTTTAGTAGATGAAGATGCCGATTTCACTTCCAGCAAATTGGTTACTCGATTGAGATCGGCGTTTAATTATCTCTGGATTCCGTACGATTCCATGGATTCGTTTCTGCCAAGGAGTAGCAAACAGAGGGAATGGTATGAAGCTGACATCTGTTGGAAGATTGAGAATGTAATTGCACACGAAGGGATTCAGCGAGTTCAGAGATTGGAACCGAAGGGGCGGTGGGTTCAACGGATGGTGAACGCGAAATTCCGAGGGGTTCCGTTTGGAGACGACGCCGTTTCGGAGGTGAAGACGATGCTTGACGAACATGCAGCGGGATGGGGGATGAAGAAGGAAGAGGACCACCTGCTGCTCACGTGGAAAGGGCACGACGTCGTTTTCGCTACTGCTTGGGTACCTTGCTAA